DNA sequence from the Chitinispirillales bacterium ANBcel5 genome:
CGTTTTTATCATAAACCCAAAGCAGAGCATAAGGATTTAGCTGGCTATATGTTTCTATCCGTTCCCGACCCAGAACACTATGAGATGTATATTGAAGAAGATTTAGTAGATAGAATGCCAGATCCCAGACTAACTATTGGCTACACCTCCAGGGATCGAATCGATGGTGGAATTGGTGCTGGTTCAATAGGGATTTGGGCCACAGCCCGGGGGACCAAAGCTGCGGTACCTGAACCTTCTATGGTTTTATACCTTTTGCTATCGATAGCCGGTGGGGCTGTGGCGATCTTTAAAAAGAGATAGGTTCGCTAAGAAACCTTCTGAGCTTTAAGTTATGCTGTGTACAAGTGTTCGGTGAGGGCTTTTTGGCTCTCACCTTTTTTGGTATTTGGCAGTAAAAACGACTTGGAGCCGCTGAGTAGAAACTTGTACCACCTCTCTTGCAATGCCTGCGATCGTCATGCAGAATCATACACTAATAGAACTTGATACTGAATTAAACTATTGTTCAAAACGTAATAATGTTCTATTTTCAACTTCCGTATTTACTTTAATTTTTCAGAGCGATGGAGCATTTTTATGGCAAAGAATATCGTAGAGAAAATTCTGGACGAACATATCATCACAGGAACTCCCAAAGCTGGTGAAGAGGTAGGGATAAGGGTGGATCAGACTCTTACCCAGGATGCAACCGGCACAATGGCGTGTCTTCAGTTTGAAGCGCTTGGGTTCAGTAAGGTTAAAACCGATGTTTCTGTCTCCTATGTTGATCATAACACAATTCAGGAAGGGTTTGAGAACGCGGATGATCATCGCTATCTTGAAACTGTAGCCGCAAAACATGGGATAAAATTCTCAAAACCAGGAAACGGTATTTGCCACCAGGTGCATCTTGAGCGTTTTGGTGTTCCGGGGAAAACGCTTCTGGGAAGTGACTCACATACCCCCACCGGTGGTGGTATAGGAATGATTGCCATAGGTGCCGGTGGGCTGGATGTAGCGGTGGCTATGGGAGGCGGCCCCTTCTATATGAAATACCCCCGTGTGGTGAAAGTTGAGCTTGAGGGTGCACTGAAGCCCTGGGTTTCTGCAAAGGATGTAATACTTGCGCTTCTTGAGATACTCTCAACCAAGGGTAACGTTGGCACCATTGTTGAATATGGAGGAAGCGGAGTTGCCGGTCTTAGTGTTCCGGAACGTGCTACAATCACCAATATGGGAGCTGAGTTGGGGGTAACGACCTCAGTTTTTCCTTCAGATGAGAAAACCAGGGCCTTTATGGTTGCCCAGGGAAGAGAGGAAGGGTTCAGAGAAATTAGTGCAGATCCGGGTGCAGAGTACGACAGGGTTATAAAAATCGATCTCTCCACCTTAAAAACCCGTGCAGCATGTCCCCATTCACCGGGAAATGTAAAAACTCTTCAGGAGCTAAAGGGCACCAGGGTGGATCAGGTACTCATTGGATCCTGCACCAATGCTTCCTATCGTGACATAATGATGGTTGCATCCCTTCTAAAGGGTAAAAAAATCTCCCCTGAGGTTACTTTGGGTGTGGCATGTGGTTCAAGGCAGGTACTTGAGATGGTGAGTCGAAACGGAGCACTTGCTGATATAATCGCTTCCGGTGCTCGAATCCTCGAAAGCGCGTGTGGCTTCTGCATAGGAAACTCAGTTGCGCCCAAGACTGATGCTGTTTCTGTAAGAACATCCAACAGAAACTTTTTTGGCCGCAGTGGTACTTCAAGTGCCGATGTGTATCTGACTTCACCTGAAGCGGCAGTTGCATCAGCACTAAGCGCAGAGCTTTGTGATCCACAAGAGTATTTTTCTGACGTGCCATACCCACAGATCGATATGCCATCAGAGTTTGTAATCGATGATAGTATGATTCTTGAGCCTTCAGACAATCCTGAATCAATCGAGGTGTATCGCGGGCCCAATATTGGAGATCCACCATCAAATGATCCATGCCCCGAAACCCTAAATACTTCAGTTGCCATTAAGGTAGGTGATAAGATTACCACAGATCACATCATGCCCGCGGGGAACAGATTAAAATACCGATCAAATATTCCAAAGTACGCTGAGTTTGTGTTTGAGCGTGAAGATCCTGAATTTTCATCAAACGCGCTGAAAAATAAAAACGAAGGCTTACATAATGTAATTATCGGGGGTGAATCGTATGGTCAGGGATCATCGCGTGAACACGCTGCTATATGTCCAATGTATCTTGGCGTAAAAGTGGTGGTGGCTCGTTCGATCGAAAGAATTCATAGGGCAAATCTCATAAACTTTGGAATCATTCCTGCAACTTTTGAAAATGAAAAAGATTATGATTCGCTTCAAAAGGGTGATTCACTTGTTATAGAAAATGTGAGAAAAGCGGTCGAATCAAATCAACCCCTTGTAGCTAAAAGAACGAGTGATGGAGCACAGATAACTCTTGAGATTGATTTTACCGACAGGGAGAAAGAGATGATACTTGCCGGTGGTCTTATTAATGCTACAAAATTGAAACAGTGAAAGTAACAGTAGGCTGAAACGGGTGGAAAATTGACTTGAGTAATAATGATGTGTCGAAGAGCATAAACCGCAGAGAGAGTCTGTACAAAGTAATATTTGAATCAGATACTCCCTTAGGTCGTGTCTTCGACATATTCATAATGGTACTTATAGTTTTAAGCACGTTAACGGTAATGCTTGAAAGTGTCCAGGCATTCAGGGCGCGTGCTCCAGAATTGTTTTGGATTCTGGAGTGGAGTTTTACACTTTTATTTACTGCCGAGTATCTGCTTCGTATTTTTAGTAACAAACATCCTTCAAATTATATTTTTAGTTTCTTTGGTATTATAGATTTCCTTGCAATCGTTCCTACCTATATAGAACTTTTAGCCGCGGGTACAGGATACCTTCTGGTGATACGAGCATTGCGGTTGCTTAGGATTTTTAGGGTACTTAAGCTTGCTGAATACAGAAAAGAGTCTCTGTATTTAAAAGCGGCACTTTCTGCCAGTCGCCGCAAGATTAGTATTTTTCTTTTCACCGTGGTACTGGCAATGGTTCTTATTGGTTCCACTATGTATGTGGTTGAAGGTGAAGAGCATGGGTTTGTGAGCATTCCTACAAGTATATACTGGGCAATCGTTACCATTACTACTGTTGGATTTGGTGATATAACACCACAAACTTCTTTGGGTAAAATGCTGGCATCCATGGCCATGTTACTCGGTTACAGTATTATCGCAGTTCCTACCGGTATAATTACAGCAGAAATGACCCGGAAAATACCGTCAAGTGATAGCTCCGATCAATCAAAAAGGTGCGATGGGTGTGCGAAAGAAACTTCGGGTAAAGGAGCAAGATACTGTAAGTATTGCGGAAAGAGACTTTGATATAGTAAAAACCAAATTGAAAACTTTGATATCGAAGGAGTAACAAAAGTTTTGACTAAAGATTACTTAAGGGAACTTCAAAGTGCTAAAGAAGCGGCAAAACAAGCCGGATCATTAATTAAAAGCATGAAGGGGAGTGCTGGTGTTTCCGAAAAAGCTATGAACAATCTGGTTACTGAAGCAGATCTTAGCTCCGAAAAACTGATAGGTGAGATGTTGTTGGACAGGTTTCCCGATTCGATCCTGTATGGTGAAG
Encoded proteins:
- a CDS encoding aconitate hydratase, which gives rise to MAKNIVEKILDEHIITGTPKAGEEVGIRVDQTLTQDATGTMACLQFEALGFSKVKTDVSVSYVDHNTIQEGFENADDHRYLETVAAKHGIKFSKPGNGICHQVHLERFGVPGKTLLGSDSHTPTGGGIGMIAIGAGGLDVAVAMGGGPFYMKYPRVVKVELEGALKPWVSAKDVILALLEILSTKGNVGTIVEYGGSGVAGLSVPERATITNMGAELGVTTSVFPSDEKTRAFMVAQGREEGFREISADPGAEYDRVIKIDLSTLKTRAACPHSPGNVKTLQELKGTRVDQVLIGSCTNASYRDIMMVASLLKGKKISPEVTLGVACGSRQVLEMVSRNGALADIIASGARILESACGFCIGNSVAPKTDAVSVRTSNRNFFGRSGTSSADVYLTSPEAAVASALSAELCDPQEYFSDVPYPQIDMPSEFVIDDSMILEPSDNPESIEVYRGPNIGDPPSNDPCPETLNTSVAIKVGDKITTDHIMPAGNRLKYRSNIPKYAEFVFEREDPEFSSNALKNKNEGLHNVIIGGESYGQGSSREHAAICPMYLGVKVVVARSIERIHRANLINFGIIPATFENEKDYDSLQKGDSLVIENVRKAVESNQPLVAKRTSDGAQITLEIDFTDREKEMILAGGLINATKLKQ
- a CDS encoding ion transporter; amino-acid sequence: MSNNDVSKSINRRESLYKVIFESDTPLGRVFDIFIMVLIVLSTLTVMLESVQAFRARAPELFWILEWSFTLLFTAEYLLRIFSNKHPSNYIFSFFGIIDFLAIVPTYIELLAAGTGYLLVIRALRLLRIFRVLKLAEYRKESLYLKAALSASRRKISIFLFTVVLAMVLIGSTMYVVEGEEHGFVSIPTSIYWAIVTITTVGFGDITPQTSLGKMLASMAMLLGYSIIAVPTGIITAEMTRKIPSSDSSDQSKRCDGCAKETSGKGARYCKYCGKRL